In a genomic window of Cydia fagiglandana chromosome 8, ilCydFagi1.1, whole genome shotgun sequence:
- the LOC134666673 gene encoding cilia- and flagella-associated protein 99-like: protein MVYYYTSGNVKMVRNILIDYGSLVAVAPHEYMKMYIEKCPKDTEDAKLGWVAETFLGIQKHGQFLKDIAFHLREDLSDEDKDSFMILLHAVIFQIKPKDMHLLYKCLFNLSKPLLDTFTSFLRSDEVLTFLAHVGEDYYDANYITEKIISPLYTWQPYMREMAQTFAAYVKKVESRKIKPLTVPIAPTVLNRKGLRSASRATRPLPSSPVSLPQISKPKTKRIVSRNDLDEKLKKSYEKNKQKANHLLNDVKNIECHYAMNKSKAYFQKLHSIQEEVKDSIKQLPKVQSTYSIKKICRPVKETAATIKRLNKRIQLAEQEEVEWFNNVINCKNTAKIEELQEFNRQENERERLLDIEKKHLKGQISHEEALLAKQRVLVENKKKYEQYLKEKEMWNEEIEKWRKNQIIKNRKKMEKLSMLELNILQAKQNIALKNKEAAENFKRRNQRLLEKALKDKQDELDRRVKMIKEFKILAIIAKKAKVPKIIDLTETSGLGLLCEMSMAELQERVNAMKIGLHDELERKRNTIKAVNKEKKEELKETIKTIEVYMNEKASLRRNIKPNTPSTQNASSKEIDDLKKTLMEKRKLRMKMSKERSCASSPDV, encoded by the coding sequence ATGGTTTACTATTACACATCAGGAAATGTCAAGATGGTAAGAAACATATTAATTGATTATGGCTCTCTGGTCGCAGTTGCGCCCCACGAGTACATGAAAATGTATATCGAGAAGTGTCCGAAAGACACGGAAGATGCCAAACTAGGCTGGGTTGCCGAAACGTTTCTAGGTATTCAGAAGCACGGTCAGTTCTTAAAAGACATAGCTTTTCACCTGCGCGAGGATCTTTCAGATGAAGACAAAGACTCTTTCATGATTTTGCTGCACGCTGTAATCTTTCAAATCAAACCTAAAGACATGCATCTTCTGTACAAATGTCTGTTTAATTTAAGCAAGCCTTTGTTGGATACGTTTACTTCCTTCTTGAGAAGCGACGAAGTGTTGACTTTTTTGGCACACGTTGGTGAAGATTATTATGATGCAAATTATATTACCGAAAAAATTATAAGTCCCTTATATACGTGGCAACCTTACATGAGAGAAATGGCTCAAACTTTTGCAGCATATGTTAAAAAGGTGGAATCCCGTAAGATAAAGCCACTAACTGTGCCAATAGCACCTACTGTGTTGAATAGAAAAGGACTACGTTCAGCCAGTCGCGCAACTCGACCTTTACCTTCATCGCCAGTCTCTTTACCTCAAATCTCAAAACCTAAAACAAAACGGATTGTATCCAGAAatgatttagatgaaaaattgaaaaaaagctATGAGAAAAATAAACAGAAGGCCAACCATTTATTAAACGATGTTAAAAATATAGAATGTCATTATGCTATGAATAAATCGAAAGCGTATTTTCAAAAACTACATAGTATTCAAGAAGAGGTAAAAGACTCAATAAAACAATTACCGAAAGTACAAAGCACAtactcaataaaaaaaatatgccgaCCAGTTAAAGAAACTGCAGCCACCATCAAGCGGCTGAATAAAAGAATTCAATTAGCTGAACAAGAAGAAGTGGAATGGTTTAACAATGTTATAAACTGCAAAAATACTGCAAAAATTGAGGAATTACAAGAATTTAACCGCCAAGAGAACGAAAGAGAACGATTACTTGATATAGAAAAGAAACATTTAAAGGGCCAAATTTCACATGAGGAAGCGTTATTGGCTAAACAAAGAGTCCTTgttgaaaataaaaagaaatatgaACAGTACCTAAAAGAGAAAGAAATGTGGAATGAAGAAATAGAGAAGTGGAGAAAAaaccaaataattaaaaatcgcaaaaaaatggaaaaattgtCTATGTTAGAGTTGAATATATTGCAAGCAAAACAAAATATTGCATTGAAAAATAAAGAAGCTGCCGAAAATTTTAAGAGACGGAATCAAAGATTGTTAGAAAAGGCTTTAAAAGATAAACAGGATGAGTTAGACCGCAGAGTCAAAATGATAAAGGAGTTTAAAATTCTTGCTATAATAGCGAAAAAAGCAAAAGTACCAAAAATTATAGACTTGACAGAAACATCTGGCTTAGGTTTACTGTGTGAGATGTCAATGGCAGAACTTCAAGAAAGAGTAAATGCAATGAAAATAGGTTTACATGATGAACTAGAACGAAAAAGAAATACTATAAAAGCAgtgaataaagaaaaaaaagaagagTTAAAAGAAACAATAAAGACCATCGAGGTTTACATGAACGAAAAAGCTTCATtgagaagaaatatcaaacctAACACTCCTAGCACTCAAAATGCGTCTTCAAAGGAAATAGACGATTTGAAGAAAACTCTAATGGAAAAACGGAAATTAAGAATGAAAATGTCTAAGGAACGTTCTTGTGCTTCTAGTCCGGATGTGTGA